One stretch of Burkholderia pyrrocinia DNA includes these proteins:
- a CDS encoding NADP-dependent glyceraldehyde-3-phosphate dehydrogenase, whose translation MPDSASLQQLFPAYQDIPAEFRLASPIHQRVSLVDGELRPWDGATKTVLSPVCVRQADGSVEQVEIGSYPVMGETESDAALDAAVRAYDSGRGEWPTMKVEQRIACMQDFIKRMVAQRELVVNLIMWEIGKSLADSQKEFDRTVTYMTQTIDALKELDNANSRFVIAEGTIGQIRRTPLGVVLCMGPYNYPLNETFATLIPALLMGNTVVFKPPQYGTLLFEPLLEAFRDAFPHGVINTIYAPGAVVVPHMLASGKINVLALIGSSKVADHLKKQHPKSHRLRAILGLDAKNAAIVLPDADLDLTVKECLLGALSFNGQRCTALKMLLVHRSIVDEFLKRFTAALEQLKIGMPWEKGVSITPLPGMHRTAYMTDAIDDANAKGAQVVNHSGGEFSKTLFYPAVVYPVSEGMKLYREEQFGPIIPVAPFDDVDTALDYVTTSEHGQQVSIFGSDPVQIGALVDPLVNQVCRVNINCQCQRGPDVFPFAGRKDSAEGTLSVSDALRAFSIRSMVAAKQTDSSKQLLDSIVSDHTSKFINTGFIF comes from the coding sequence ATGCCCGATTCCGCCTCCCTGCAGCAACTGTTTCCCGCGTATCAAGACATCCCCGCCGAGTTCCGGCTCGCTTCACCGATTCACCAGCGCGTATCGCTCGTCGACGGCGAACTTCGACCGTGGGACGGCGCGACCAAGACCGTGCTGTCGCCCGTGTGCGTGCGGCAGGCCGACGGCAGCGTCGAGCAGGTCGAGATCGGCAGCTATCCGGTGATGGGCGAAACGGAGAGCGACGCGGCGCTCGACGCCGCGGTGCGCGCGTACGACTCGGGCCGCGGCGAGTGGCCGACGATGAAGGTCGAGCAGCGCATCGCGTGCATGCAGGACTTCATCAAGCGGATGGTCGCGCAGCGCGAGCTGGTCGTGAACCTGATCATGTGGGAGATCGGCAAGAGCCTCGCCGATTCGCAGAAGGAATTCGACCGTACCGTCACGTACATGACGCAGACGATCGATGCGCTGAAGGAGCTCGACAACGCAAACTCGCGCTTCGTGATCGCGGAAGGCACGATCGGCCAGATCCGCCGCACGCCGCTCGGCGTCGTGCTGTGCATGGGCCCGTACAACTATCCGCTGAACGAGACCTTCGCAACGCTGATCCCCGCGCTGCTGATGGGCAACACCGTGGTGTTCAAGCCGCCTCAGTACGGCACGCTGCTGTTCGAGCCGCTGCTCGAAGCATTCCGCGACGCGTTCCCGCACGGCGTGATCAACACGATCTACGCGCCGGGCGCGGTGGTCGTGCCGCACATGCTCGCGTCGGGCAAGATCAACGTGCTCGCGCTGATCGGGTCGAGCAAGGTGGCCGATCACCTGAAGAAGCAGCACCCGAAGTCGCACCGGCTGCGCGCGATCCTCGGCCTCGACGCGAAGAACGCGGCGATCGTGCTGCCCGACGCCGATCTCGACCTCACCGTGAAGGAATGCCTGCTCGGTGCGCTGTCGTTCAACGGCCAGCGCTGCACCGCGCTGAAGATGCTGCTCGTGCACCGCTCGATCGTCGACGAATTCCTGAAGCGCTTCACCGCCGCGCTCGAACAGCTGAAGATCGGCATGCCGTGGGAAAAAGGCGTCAGCATCACGCCGCTGCCCGGCATGCATCGCACGGCCTACATGACCGACGCGATCGACGACGCGAACGCCAAGGGCGCGCAAGTCGTCAACCACTCGGGCGGCGAATTCAGCAAGACGCTGTTCTATCCGGCCGTCGTGTATCCGGTATCAGAAGGAATGAAGCTGTACCGCGAGGAACAGTTCGGGCCGATCATTCCGGTCGCGCCGTTCGACGACGTCGACACCGCGCTCGACTACGTGACGACGTCGGAGCACGGCCAGCAGGTCAGCATCTTCGGTTCCGATCCGGTGCAGATCGGCGCGCTCGTCGATCCGCTCGTGAACCAGGTGTGCCGCGTGAACATCAACTGCCAGTGCCAGCGCGGGCCCGACGTGTTCCCGTTCGCGGGCCGCAAGGATTCGGCCGAAGGCACGCTGTCGGTGAGCGACGCGCTGCGCGCGTTCTCGATCCGCTCGATGGTCGCGGCGAAGCAGACCGACAGCAGCAAGCAGTTGCTCGACTCGATCGTGTCGGATCACACGTCGAAGTTCATCAATACGGGCTTCATTTTCTGA
- a CDS encoding TonB-dependent receptor, translated as MKLNTSACHALLIVTSLAGARTSFAQASDAAATLPAISVNAAAEHASYDAGRSRAATKTDMSLMDVPQTVNVVPHAVIEDQNASSMQDALRNVPGVGFSVGDGQRDQITIRGFNSITDQYVDGIRDDALYYRDLSNVERVEVLKGPAAVLYGRGSAGGIVNRVLKRPDANPVRDVGVTLGTRGERRGEFDLGWNANDAARFRITGAAENSNSFRDQFQLNRQAIAPSAQFKLDSNTVLNVEFDYLHDRRTSDQGLPAYRGRPVDVPINTYYGSADAANSSYNDVSAKSATVSLDHRFSDTLSFHGAIRAYDFSLERKNYVTFEPIKTAAHPVVTLDQSTRQRTDHGIDGLFELTQKTSLFGMRHELLYGLELSQQQKFDTVYNVTKVATYDLFNPQQVILPGVPTGARAKTNASTVVGLAGVYAQDLISLTEHWKVLAGLRFDYLNQIRHDYTSSNVNLDRTDHAWSPRVGLIYEPLDWLTLYGSFSQSFSPLADTLISSGAYSNGAALAPQKTTAYELGSRFDLGGKATASVALFDMRQTNQQIGDPANPGYALPIGTQHVRGMELGFTGEIAPKWSVYAGYAYMNGTVDGSPQSTAAGLALSSNTPGLMPRHSANLWLKRELPYGFYAAAGMQFQSARYTSASDLVTLPSFTVFNLGAGYRSKKVDVTLTLDNLFNRRYFIAAHGNADLYNMPGDPRTLTATVKWHM; from the coding sequence ATGAAACTCAACACGAGCGCTTGCCATGCGCTTCTGATCGTCACGTCGCTGGCCGGCGCCCGCACTTCGTTCGCGCAGGCGAGCGACGCCGCGGCGACCTTGCCCGCGATTTCCGTCAATGCGGCCGCCGAGCATGCGTCGTACGACGCGGGCCGGTCGCGCGCGGCGACCAAGACCGACATGTCGCTGATGGACGTGCCGCAGACGGTGAACGTCGTCCCGCACGCGGTGATCGAGGACCAGAACGCGTCGTCGATGCAGGACGCGTTGCGCAACGTGCCGGGCGTCGGCTTCTCGGTCGGCGACGGCCAGCGCGACCAGATCACGATCCGCGGTTTCAACAGCATCACGGACCAGTACGTCGACGGCATTCGCGACGACGCGCTCTACTATCGCGACCTGTCGAACGTCGAGCGCGTCGAGGTGCTGAAGGGGCCGGCGGCGGTGCTGTACGGGCGCGGCTCGGCGGGCGGCATCGTGAATCGCGTGCTGAAGCGGCCGGACGCGAACCCGGTGCGCGACGTGGGCGTGACGCTCGGCACGCGCGGCGAGCGGCGCGGCGAATTCGACCTCGGCTGGAATGCGAACGACGCGGCGCGCTTCCGCATCACCGGCGCGGCCGAGAACTCGAACAGCTTTCGCGACCAGTTCCAGCTCAACCGCCAGGCGATCGCGCCGTCCGCGCAGTTCAAGCTGGACAGCAACACGGTGCTGAACGTCGAATTCGACTACCTGCACGACCGCCGCACGTCCGACCAGGGCCTGCCCGCGTATCGCGGCCGGCCGGTCGACGTGCCGATCAACACGTATTACGGCTCGGCCGATGCGGCGAACAGCTCGTACAACGACGTCTCCGCGAAGAGCGCGACGGTGTCGCTCGATCACCGCTTCAGCGATACGCTGTCGTTCCATGGCGCGATCCGCGCGTACGACTTCTCGCTCGAACGCAAGAACTACGTGACGTTCGAGCCGATCAAGACGGCCGCGCACCCGGTCGTGACGCTCGACCAGTCGACGCGCCAGCGCACCGACCACGGCATCGACGGCCTGTTCGAGCTCACGCAGAAGACGTCGCTGTTCGGCATGCGCCACGAGCTGCTGTATGGGCTGGAGCTGTCGCAGCAGCAGAAGTTCGACACGGTCTACAACGTGACGAAGGTCGCCACCTACGACCTCTTCAATCCGCAGCAGGTGATCCTGCCCGGCGTGCCGACCGGCGCGCGTGCGAAGACGAACGCGTCGACCGTCGTCGGGCTCGCGGGCGTCTACGCGCAGGACCTGATCTCGCTGACCGAGCACTGGAAGGTGCTCGCCGGCCTGCGCTTCGACTACCTGAACCAGATCCGCCACGACTACACGTCGTCGAACGTCAATCTCGACCGCACCGATCACGCGTGGAGCCCGCGCGTCGGCCTGATCTACGAACCGCTCGACTGGCTGACGCTGTACGGCTCGTTCAGCCAGTCGTTCTCGCCGCTCGCCGATACGCTGATCAGTTCCGGCGCGTACTCGAACGGCGCCGCGCTCGCGCCGCAGAAGACCACCGCGTATGAGCTCGGCTCGCGCTTCGACCTCGGCGGCAAGGCGACGGCCAGCGTCGCGCTGTTCGACATGCGCCAGACCAACCAGCAGATCGGTGACCCCGCGAATCCCGGTTATGCGCTGCCGATCGGCACGCAGCACGTGCGCGGGATGGAGCTGGGCTTCACCGGCGAGATCGCGCCGAAGTGGTCGGTGTACGCCGGTTACGCTTACATGAACGGCACGGTCGACGGTTCGCCGCAATCGACGGCGGCCGGCCTCGCGCTGTCGAGCAACACGCCGGGGCTGATGCCGCGTCACAGCGCGAACCTGTGGCTGAAGCGCGAACTGCCGTACGGCTTCTATGCGGCGGCCGGCATGCAGTTCCAGTCGGCGCGTTACACGTCGGCCAGCGATCTCGTCACGCTGCCGTCGTTCACGGTGTTCAACCTGGGTGCCGGCTATCGCAGCAAGAAGGTCGACGTGACGCTCACGCTCGACAATCTGTTCAATCGCCGCTACTTCATTGCCGCGCACGGCAATGCGGACCTGTACAACATGCCCGGCGATCCGCGCACGTTGACCGCGACGGTGAAGTGGCACATGTAA
- a CDS encoding LysR family transcriptional regulator, which yields MRKFKIPNMGALVAFEAAARHESFTHAAKELFLTESAVSRQIATLEASLGVRLFARVKQRVVLTRAGKLYGTQVRRALEALDRDTLSIIAHGSGGGYLELAVLPTFASHWLIPRIKSFYDRTPDVRVNMGSRTDLFSFEDTHFEAAIHYGKPTWPGTSSDYLFGEEVVPICSPALLDGPVERVEDLLAYPLLHSTTRPGAWAQWFETHGVEDIRTMQGVRYELHTMLISAAAAGLGIALVPKFFVEEQLQQLGLVVPCDAATVGDSAYYLVYPTEFSHSKPLELFRGWLLEQASAYAAPDGDADGADAEDDEDVE from the coding sequence ATGCGCAAATTCAAGATCCCCAACATGGGCGCACTGGTGGCTTTCGAAGCCGCCGCGCGCCACGAGAGCTTCACGCACGCGGCGAAGGAGCTGTTCCTGACCGAAAGCGCGGTATCGCGGCAGATCGCGACGCTCGAGGCAAGCCTCGGCGTGCGGCTGTTCGCGCGCGTGAAGCAGCGCGTCGTGCTGACGCGCGCCGGCAAGCTGTACGGCACGCAGGTGCGGCGCGCGCTGGAAGCGCTCGACCGCGACACGCTGTCGATCATCGCGCACGGCAGCGGCGGCGGCTACCTGGAGCTCGCGGTGCTGCCGACGTTCGCGTCGCACTGGCTGATCCCGCGCATCAAGAGCTTCTACGACCGCACGCCCGACGTGCGCGTGAACATGGGCAGCCGCACCGACCTGTTCTCGTTCGAGGACACGCACTTCGAGGCCGCGATCCACTACGGCAAGCCGACCTGGCCCGGCACGTCGTCCGACTACCTGTTCGGCGAGGAAGTCGTGCCGATCTGCTCGCCCGCGCTGCTCGACGGGCCGGTCGAGCGTGTCGAGGATCTGCTCGCGTATCCGCTGCTGCACTCGACGACGCGCCCCGGCGCGTGGGCGCAGTGGTTCGAGACGCATGGCGTCGAGGACATCCGCACGATGCAGGGCGTGCGCTACGAACTGCACACGATGCTGATCAGCGCGGCCGCGGCCGGGCTCGGGATCGCGCTCGTGCCGAAGTTCTTCGTCGAGGAACAGTTGCAGCAGCTCGGCCTCGTAGTGCCGTGCGACGCGGCGACGGTCGGCGATTCCGCGTACTACCTCGTATATCCGACGGAATTCAGCCACAGCAAGCCGCTGGAGCTGTTTCGCGGCTGGCTGCTCGAGCAGGCGAGCGCGTATGCGGCGCCGGACGGAGATGCGGATGGCGCCGACGCGGAGGATGACGAGGACGTCGAGTAG
- a CDS encoding DUF1338 domain-containing protein — translation MRNPNIESLLTKLLGQAKTDALFSTLNMPAILEEWEDGIVTRAEIAQAMNMALFEGLLERSANGRAYTADAIESGGSVYFDHGALRTVRWPHTGALPPGEAAFTRILRPLGFRLNGRYPLDKLGMTGRAYAHEDAPDEIAQFFVSELHPERFSKEFQQAVTNVVSSSRDPLSPAAVALLWEVEREGWLSLDAAHALLPEIVGAFARQHDLPNELDYETLLMESAEMAWISTEGNAFNHATDRVADVFKLSDDEKAKGRPMKPEVERSRSGRVFQTAYRADTVEREFRTRDGGTVKRNVPGSFYEFITRKRTFDQAARRWVTDLRFDAGNAQGIFKMTANAAK, via the coding sequence ATGCGCAATCCGAATATCGAGAGCTTGCTGACGAAGCTGCTGGGACAGGCGAAGACCGACGCCCTGTTCTCGACCCTGAACATGCCGGCCATCCTTGAAGAATGGGAGGACGGCATCGTGACGCGCGCGGAGATCGCGCAGGCGATGAACATGGCGCTGTTCGAAGGGCTGCTCGAGCGTTCGGCGAACGGCCGCGCATACACGGCCGACGCGATCGAAAGCGGCGGCTCGGTCTACTTCGATCACGGCGCGCTGCGCACGGTGCGCTGGCCGCACACGGGCGCGCTGCCGCCGGGCGAGGCCGCGTTCACGCGCATCCTGCGTCCGCTCGGCTTCCGCCTGAACGGCCGTTATCCGCTCGACAAGCTCGGCATGACCGGCCGCGCGTATGCGCACGAGGATGCGCCGGACGAAATCGCGCAGTTCTTCGTCAGCGAACTGCATCCGGAACGTTTCTCGAAGGAATTCCAGCAGGCCGTGACGAACGTCGTGAGCTCGTCGCGCGATCCGCTGTCGCCGGCGGCCGTTGCGCTGCTGTGGGAAGTCGAACGCGAAGGCTGGCTGTCGCTCGACGCCGCGCACGCGCTGCTGCCGGAAATCGTCGGCGCGTTCGCGCGCCAGCACGATCTGCCGAACGAACTCGACTACGAAACGCTGCTGATGGAATCGGCGGAAATGGCGTGGATCTCGACCGAAGGCAACGCGTTCAACCATGCGACCGACCGCGTCGCCGACGTGTTCAAGCTGTCCGACGACGAGAAGGCAAAGGGCCGGCCGATGAAGCCGGAAGTCGAGCGCTCGCGCTCGGGCCGCGTGTTCCAGACCGCGTATCGCGCGGATACCGTCGAGCGCGAGTTCCGCACGCGCGACGGCGGCACGGTGAAGCGCAACGTGCCGGGCTCGTTCTACGAGTTCATCACGCGCAAGCGCACGTTCGATCAGGCGGCGCGCCGCTGGGTGACCGACCTGCGTTTCGACGCGGGCAACGCGCAGGGCATCTTCAAGATGACGGCGAACGCGGCGAAGTAA
- a CDS encoding CsbD family protein — protein MNEDKIKGQWKQLTGKLKAKWGKLTDDDLAVAEGDREYLAGKIQERYGIARDAAEKQLKEFDREL, from the coding sequence ATGAACGAAGACAAGATCAAGGGCCAGTGGAAGCAGCTCACCGGCAAGCTGAAGGCCAAGTGGGGCAAGCTGACCGACGACGATCTCGCAGTCGCGGAAGGCGATCGCGAGTATCTGGCCGGGAAGATCCAGGAACGTTACGGAATCGCCCGCGATGCGGCCGAGAAGCAGTTGAAGGAATTCGATCGCGAGCTGTAA
- a CDS encoding BON domain-containing protein yields MNKTRHLSTLLAAGAAFLLSAAPLMNAHAQEKTSTDNGNGMQAESNQPVTDTWITTKVKSQLAATDGLKSLDIGVKTIDGVVTLTGVLPNKIAVKKAIAVSRAVKGVKHVDASGLKAKA; encoded by the coding sequence ATGAACAAGACCCGGCATCTTTCGACGCTGCTCGCCGCCGGCGCGGCCTTCCTGCTGAGTGCCGCGCCGCTCATGAACGCCCATGCACAGGAAAAAACATCGACCGACAACGGCAACGGCATGCAGGCCGAATCGAACCAGCCCGTCACCGACACGTGGATCACGACCAAGGTGAAGAGCCAGCTGGCCGCCACCGACGGCCTGAAGAGTCTCGACATCGGCGTGAAGACGATCGACGGCGTCGTCACGCTGACGGGCGTGCTGCCGAACAAGATCGCCGTGAAGAAGGCGATCGCTGTATCGCGCGCGGTCAAGGGCGTGAAGCACGTCGACGCATCCGGCCTGAAGGCGAAGGCCTGA